A stretch of the Corylus avellana chromosome ca6, CavTom2PMs-1.0 genome encodes the following:
- the LOC132185336 gene encoding ankyrin repeat-containing protein BDA1-like: MDRILHVEEENMIALYQASLNGCVNTLNTLIQRDPLILNKVSLTSFSETPLHITALLGHLEFSRVLVSKKPKLAEEVDSLRRTPLHLASAECHTETVKALLQANGNVCLAIDQDERIPLHLAAMRGRTEIIKELIIARQESIRVRLNGDSVLHLCVRYNHLHALKLLVESSNCDEFLNSKDHDDNSILHLAVMLKQTKAIKYLLSVPQIKREVNATNRIGYTALDVLEVCPRDFKCFEIQNILKEAGVRRSTDLNSFLPPTPSGIGVDEAQPLQSGHRSRSRFKRWWEYVPLFLVKHLKRQGNWVEETRGTLMLVATVIATMTFQAGISPPGGVWQEKHKVGTSVLAYFDPDDFQVFLSFNTISFIASVCVLFLVISGFPLTSKFVIWFLTYSMSVSIASLVLAYKQALSLVTPNEVTYLHVLHYRFNPNSLAKILTYILIGVAWIVNLIHIIAPLSWMVKKLRNFICKSIRGPLLKT; this comes from the exons ATGGATAGAATATTGCATGTTGAAGAAGAGAATATGATTGCACTCTATCAAGCCTCTCTCAATGGGTGTGTAAACACCTTGAACACCTTGATCCAAAGGGATCCACTTATTCTTAATAAAGTTTCACTCACATCCTTTAGTGAGACCCCCTTACACATTACAGCCTTGCTTGGCCACCTTGAATTTAGTAGAGTTCTTGTCAGCAAGAAACCTAAACTTGCGGAAGAAGTAGACTCGCTGAGGCGAACCCCTCTTCACTTGGCTTCTGCTGAGTGCCACACTGAGACAGTAAAAGCATTGTTGCAAGCCAATGGAAATGTTTGCTTGGCTATTGATCAAGATGAGAGAATTCCTCTCCACTTAGCCGCAATGAGAGGAAGAACAGAAATCATAAAAGAGTTAATTATTGCTCGGCAAGAGTCCATCCGGGTGAGGCTCAATGGAGATAGTGTTTTGCACTTGTGTGTTCGATATAATCATCTACATGCTCTTAAATTGCTAGTGGAATCGTCTAATTGCGATGAATTCCTCAACTCCAAAGACCATGATGACAACTCTATATTACATTTAGCTGTGATGCTCAAGCAAACGAAG GCCATAAAATACTTACTTTCAGTACCGCAAATAAAAAGAGAGGTTAATGCTACAAACAGGATTGGTTACACAGCTTTAGATGTCTTGGAGGTTTGTCCAagagattttaaatgttttgaaatcCAAAACATTTTAAAGGAAGCTGGTGTTAGAAGATCAACAGATCTAAATTCTTTCCTACCACCAACACCGAGTGGAATTGGTGTTGATGAAGCACAACCACTGCAATCCGGACACCGATCTCGATCAAGATTTAAGAGATGGTGGGAATACGTTCCTTTGTTTTTAGTTAAACACTTAAAGCGGCAGGGAAATTGGGTCGAGGAAACACGTGGCACATTGATGTTAGTGGCTACTGTGATTGCAACCATGACCTTCCAAGCTGGGATCAGCCCAccaggtggtgtttggcaagaAAAACACAAAGTCGGCACATCAGTTTTAGCTTATTTCGATCCAGATGACTTCCAAGTCTTCTTATCTTTCAATACCATCTCTTTCATTGCATCCGTGTGCGTCTTATTTTTGGTCATTAGTGGATTTCCTCTTACAAGCAAGTTCGTTATATGGTTTTTGACATATTCCATGTCTGTGTCCATCGCGAGCTTGGTACTTGCCTATAAGCAGGCACTGAGTTTGGTGACACCGAATGAAGTTACCTATTTACACGTACTTCACTATAGATTCAATCCTAACTCGCTGGCCAAAATACTAACATATATTTTGATTGGAGTGGCTTGGATTGTTAATTTGATTCACATAATTGCCCCACTCTCTTGGATGGTGAAGAAGTTGCGCAATTTCATATGCAAGTCAATAAGGGGTCCCCTGCTGAAGACCTAG